In Helianthus annuus cultivar XRQ/B chromosome 9, HanXRQr2.0-SUNRISE, whole genome shotgun sequence, the following are encoded in one genomic region:
- the LOC110875463 gene encoding disease resistance protein RUN1-like, whose product MADESVAMVLIRRKRERGMADDSDREEKKERIEKDADRMKEERGGVGEDLSSRSETNFIAEVVETVECKLNLRQQSTPAHLTGMEARVEVINLWLKNEQYNAIAICGMGGSGKTTVAQYIYNLNKKDFESSSFIPEIGKQADGLLVVQKQLLKDVSGGKKIRISNTYEGTHKMELVLQMKRVLIVLDDIDKNEQLSILLGTKALHTKSKILITTRLLDITPLFGSISWRCQVHKIKLLDDLESLELLSWYAFRTKTPMKGFKELAKQLAQYCGGNPLALKVLGSSLFVSDEDPWRRDTMKDIWRSRMNSLNSSKGDLDCNIQSVLRRSFDSLPLRSHKELSFHIACFFVGEDNFVIKLIMEDELYAKSGILTLIDRCLLTVSDAPTASRYGKKYMLVSESSDTQDHSGRTGLLPHTQSYFDQPQ is encoded by the exons ATGGCAGATGAGTCTGTAGCCATGGTGCTGAtcagaagaaaaagagaaagaggaaTGGCAGATGACTCGGACagagaagaaaaaaaagaaagaataGAGAAGGATGCGGACAGAATGAAGGAAGAAAGAGGAGGGGTGGGTGAGGATCTCAG TTCCAGGTCTGAGACAAACTTTATCGCAGAAGTGGTTGAGACAGTTGAGTGTAAACTAAATTTGAGACAACAGAGTACTCCTGCCCATTTAACTGGAATGGAGGCTCGTGTTGAAGTCATAAATTTGTGGTTGAAAAATGAGCAATACAATGCTATAGCAATTTGTGGTATGGGAGGTAGTGGGAAGACAACAGTTGCCCAATATATTTATAACTTAAATAAGAAAGATTTTGAAAGCAGCAGTTTTATTCCAGAGATTGGAAAACAAGCTGATGGGTTGCTTGTGGTACAGAAACAACTACTCAAAGATGTTTCGGGTGGAAAGAAAATAAGGATATCCAACACTTATGAGGGTACACATAAGATGGAGTTGGTCCTACAAATGAAGCGGGTGCTTATTGTTCTTGATGACATTGATAAAAACGAACAGTTAAGCATTTTACTTGGCACAAAGGCGTTGCATACAAAAAGCAAGATCCTAATAACAACAAGGCTACTAGATATAACGCCGTTATTTGGGTCCATTTCTTGGAGGTGTCAGGTGCACAAAATTAAATTGTTAGATGATCTTGAATCATTAGAACTTTTAAGCTGGTATGCGTTTCGAACCAAAACACCCATGAAAGGTTTCAAGGAGCTTGCAAAACAACTAGCTCAGTATTGTGGAGGTAATCCGCTTGCTCTTAAAGTATTAGGTTCTTCTCTGTTTGTTAGTGATGAAGACCCATGGAGAAGAGATACCATGAAAGATATTTGGAGAAGTAGAATGAATTCACTTAATTCATCCAAAGGAGATCTTGATTGTAACATCCAAAGTGTATTACGGAGGAGCTTTGACTCCTTGCCACTTCGCAGTCACAAAGAGTTGTCTTTTCATATTGCTTGTTTCTTTGTCGGTGAAGACAACTTTGTCATAAAATTGATAATGGAGGATGAATTGTATGCTAAATCTGGGATCTTGACCCTTATTGATAGATGCCTTCTTACCGTTTCAGATGCACCAACTGCTTCAAGATATGGGAAGAAGTATATGTTGGTATCAGAATCATCAGACACCCAGGACCATTCGGGACGGACCGGGTTGTTACCGCATACACAATCATACTTCGACCAACCGCAATAA